In Nitrospirota bacterium, the genomic window CCCAGCTCAACATGACCCACCTGGCCCTCATGCTGTCGGACTACGTGAATGGAGTCGCCATGCGGCACGGCGAGGTCTCGCAGGATTTGTTCCCCGAGACTCCCATCGAATCGATCACGAACGGTGTGCACGCGGGGACTTGGGCCTCCCCGTCATTCGCCGCGCTCTTCGATCGCTACCTCCCCGCATGGAGAGGCGACAACTCCTACCTTCGATATGCCATCCGGATTCCACCCGCCGACATTCACCAAGCCCATGTGGAAGCGAAGGCCGCTCTCCTCGCCGAAGTGGAGCGCCGAACTCACGTCCGCCTCGATCCCAACGCCCTCACGCTCGGATTCGCCCGCCGGGCCACCGCGTACAAGCGGGCCGATCTCCTTTTCACCGATCTGAACCGGCTGAGATCCATCGCCTCCCAGCACGGCCGCCTCCAACTTGTTTTCGCGGGAAAGGCTCACCCGAATGACGAACCGGGAAAACATCTGATCCGACGGATCTTCCAGGCTTCCGCGGCCCTTTCGGAAGCGGTCCCCGTGGTGTATCTGGAAGAGTACGACATGGCGCTGGCCAAGACCGTTTGCGCAGGGGTGGACGTCTGGCTCAACACGCCCCAGCAGCCTCTCGAAGCTTCAGGCACAAGCGGCATGAAGGCCGCGGTGAACGGCGTCCCCAGCTTGAGCGTCCTCGACGGCTGGTGGGTCGAAGGGCATGTCGAAGGCGTGACCGGATGGTCCATCGGCGGCCATTGGGAGGACCTGAAGGTCCTCCCCTACGAAGCATCCCGTAGGGGCGAGGCATGCCTCGCCCCTACGGCTCCCTCTTCTTGGGCTCACAACGATCGCCGCGGTGACGAGGTCCGTTCGCTCTATGACAAGCTCGAACAAACGATCCTGCCGCTCTACTTTCAGCGACCGGAGGAATTCGACCGCATCCGCCAATCCACCATTGTGGTGAATGGGTCCTTCTTCAACGCCCACCGCATGATGAACCAGTACATCCGCAACGCCTACCGGGAGTAAGATGGCGGACAAGATGGAGGCCCTCCGAAGGCTTGCGGAACTTCACGGTGTCCAGACCACGTACTACACGATCGAAGGCCAACGGCGCGACGCCAAGCCTGAAGTCCTCCTTGCCATCCTGAAAGCACTCGGCGCGCCGATTCAGCGTTTGGAAGACGCTCCGGACGCCTTGCACAGATTGCTAGACGCCGCACAGCACCCCCCATCCGCACCTTCCTCCTCAAGGGGGGAAGGGATGGTAGCCGCACCCTTCATGGGTGCGTCTTCAGACGCAGGCATGAAGCCTGCGCCTACCCCCTCCCCCTCGAAGGGGGAGGGTGAGGGTGGGGGTGGGGGTGAGACCTTACAGCCCCTGAAGGCCTGGTCTCCCGGCAGCGGTGAACGCCGATGGGGGGTGTTTGTCCCGCTCTATTCTCTCCGTTCGTCGCGCAACTGGGGCGTCGGCGATTTCACCGACATTGAAAACCTTGTGGATTGGGTCGGCGGTCTCGGAGGAGGAATCGTCGGCACACTTCCCCTCCTGGCAACCTTCCTCGACGATCCCTTCGCCGCATGCCCTTACACACCGGTCAGCCGGATGTTCTGGAATGAGCTGTTCATCGATGTCGAAGGCATCCCGGAATTGGCGGACACACCGGAAGCCTCCTCGCTTGCGTCGTCAGCGGATTTCAGATCGGAAATTCGCGAGCAACGCGAAATACAGCTCGTGGACTACCGGGGTGTCATGCAACTCAAGCGGAGGGTGCTGGAGCGATTGGCCGACTCTATCTCTTCACGGCCCGGCGGCAGGCTCGATGCATTCCTCGCATTCCGCTCCGAGCACCCGAGACTGAACGACTACGCCCGATTCCGCGCGGTAGGGGAGCGGAGCCAGCAGCCTTGGAGGACATGGCCCGAGCCGGCCCGGAACGGCACTCTCACCCCGGGCGATTCCGACCCCCGCGCCGAACAATATCATGCCTATGTGCAGTGGATCGCCCACGAGCAGTTGACTTCTCTCGCGCGGCGGGCACGAATGAAGAATGTGCTCCTCTACCTCGATTTTCCCCTGGGGGTTCATCCCGACGGCTACGACGCCTGGCGGTTCAGCGAGATGTTCGTCGAGGGTGTTTCCGTCGGCGCTCCTCCGGATCCCTTTTTCTCGAAGGGCCAGCGTTGGGGCTTCGCTCCCTTGCACCCGCAACGGCTACTCGACTCGGGGAACCGGCTGTGGTCGGACTCCATCCGCCACCACATGGGCTGCGCGGGAATACTCCGAATCGATCACGTTATGGGTCTCCATCGCCAATTCTGGATTCCCGATGGTTTCGAAGCGATGGACGGTGTCTACGTGCGGTATCCGAAGAGCGACCTCTATGATGCGTTGTGCCGGGAATCGCTCGCCCATGAAACGATTGTGGTGGGTGAGGACCTCGGGACCGTTCCCGAGGAACTTCGGCCTGCCCTCCATGAGCGTGGGATTCTCCGCCTTTTCATCCTCTCGTTTGAGCAAGACCTCACCGGCGGGCGGCCGCTCCCAACGCCTCCCTTCGACTCCGTCGCCGGGCTGAACACGCACGACATCCCGCCGTTCGCCGCCCTCTGGGGTGATCGCCCGAATCGATCGGAGGCGTTGCGCCGCTGCCACGATCATCTGGCCGGCGGGCCGGCCTTCGCGACGCTCGTGAATCTCGAAGATCTATGGTTCGAAACCGAACCGCAGAACAGGCCGGGCACGACCGACGAATTCCCCAATTGGAGGCGGAAGGCGCGAAAAACATTTGAGGAATTCTCCTCGGACGGGAGCATCATGCTGGCGTTGAAGCGAGTGGACCGGCTCCGGCGGGGAGTACCTCCGGAATCTTAATCATGTTCACCGTTTCCTCCGCGCTGACCGATCTGGATCTCCACCTTTTCAACGAGGGGACGCACGGCCGCCTTTATCGCAAGCTCGGAGCCCATTCGATCAATCCCCGGCCGGACTCCGGAGTGCGCTTTGCCATATGGGCACCCGCCGCGGAAAGCGTCTCCGTGATCGGCTCGTTCAATCAGTGGAAACCGAACGTCCATCCGCTGTCCGCGAAGGGAAGCTCCGGAATATGGGAGGGCACGGCGGAAAAAGCCCAGAAGGGCGATTTGTATAAGTTCCACGTTGTGCCCAGGGGCGGCGTCGCACGTTTCGACAAGACCGATCCCTTCTCGTTCTTCACGGAGCAGCCGCCGAAAACGGCCTCGATCATCTGGAATCTCGACTACTCGTGGGGGGACGGCGAGTGGATGCACGGCCGTGGGGAACGAACCACCCGCTCCAAGCCGGTCTCCATCTACGAAGTTCACCTCGGCTCGTGGAAACGCGTGGCGGGCGAAGGTCATCGATCCCTCTCCTACCGGGAGGCCGCGGCCCAACTCTCCGATTACGTGAAGGACACCGGCTTCACTCACGTCGAATTCCTCCCTCTCATGGAGCACCCCTTTTTTGGTTCATGGGGCTACCAGACCACCGGGTACTTCGCGCCGAGCAGCTACTACGGAACGCCGCAGGATCTGATGTTCCTGATCGATACCCTCCATCGCAACGGGATCGGCGTCATCCTGGACTGGGTCCCCTCGCATTTTCCCACGGATCCCCACAGCCTCGGAGAGTTCGACGGAACCCACCTGTACGAACACGCCGATCCCCGACAGGGCGTTCACCCGGATTGGAACAGCTACGTCTTCAATTACGGCCGGCATGAAGTCCGGAGTTTCCTCCTGAGCAGCGCCATCTTCTGGCTCGACCTCTATCATGCCGACGGCCTTCGTGTGGATGCCGTCGCCTCCATGCTCTACCGGGACTATTCGCGCAAAGACGGCGAATGGATTCCCCATCCCACGGGAGGCAGGGAAGACACCGACGCCATCGACTTCCTGCGCCGTCTCAACGAGACCGTCTATCAGGAGTATCCGGATGTCCAGATGATCGCCGAGGAGTCCACGGCCTGGCCCGCGGTATCGCACCCCACAAACACAGGCGGGCTCGGCTTCGGCTACAAGTGGGACATGGGATGGATGAACGACACCCTGCGCTACTTTTCGCAGGATCCCGTCCATCGCAAGCATCACCACCCAAAGCTCACCTTCCGCCAACTGTACTCCCACTCCGAGAATTTCGTGCTGCCGCTGTCGCACGACGAAGTGACCCACGGAAAGGGTTCGCTCCTCGGGAAAATGCCCGGGGATGACTGGCAGAAATTCGCCAATCTTCGCCTCCTTCTCGCGTGGCAGTTCGCGCAGCCCGGCAAGAAACTCCTGTTCATGGGCGGCGAAATCGGTCAGCGAAGCGAATGGAATCACGACGGAAGCATCGAATGGCCACTCCTCCAACACGCACCCCACGCCGGCATCGGGAAGTGGGTCCGGGACCTCAATCGAATCTATGTAACCTCGCCCGCGCTCCATGCCCTCGACTGCGACCCCGCGGGATTCGAATGGATTGAATGCAATGACGCTTCCTCCAGCGTGTTGGCTTTTCTCCGCCGCTCCGCTGATCCGGGAGAGACCGTGCTCGCCGCCTTCAACTTCACGCCTGTGGTGCGCACCTCATTCCGGGTGGGCGTTCCCTTCGAAGGCGCCTGGCAGGAAACGCTGAACAGCGACTCCACACTCTACGGCGGGAGCGGCCATGGAAACATGGGCCAAGTCACGGCGATGGCCCTCCCCTCCCATGGCCGGCCATTTTCCGTTGTCCTCGCCCTCCCACCCTTGGCGGCCATCTTCCTCTCGGCCCCCGTACCCGAACACGCTCCTGTCCGATAGCACCGCGTTTCTTTTGACAGCCACTCCGTGTCACGGGTAGACTTCCCGTTGGGCCAATGGAGATCGGACTAGTCCACATGGTGAGGCGTTACGCATGGTTCCCGATACCGGCCTTGCTGGCCTCCGCACTCGTCTTCTCCTGCGGTTCCGATGGACCGTCGTTCGAACCGCCCCCCGCTCCCGCGAGAGGTCTACAGCTCCGCATGACGCCCTTCGATATCCAATCCAATCACGAGCGGGAAATTTTCCAGGCCCGGCGGCTCGAATCCGACGAAGACCTCTACGTCAATCGAATCGAGGTTAAGATGCCCGAGGGCAGCCACCACTTCATTCTCTATGTAGCCGATCCGGAGCGACAGGACATCAAGGAAGGGACTCGCCAGTTCTTCAATTCCGACGATCCTCTTTTCGCAGAGCTCAAGTTTGGCGCCCGCGAAGGGAGTTTCGTTCTGGGCTCCCAGGAGCCCTACCTCAACATGCAGTTTCCAGTGGGAGTGGCCTTCAGACTGCGGGCTCAGCAGTGGCTCATCTTCAATTCACATTTCATCAACCTGGACGGCTCACATCCAATTCGCGGCGAGGTGGCCTTGAACCTGCACACGATTCCGGAGTCCGACGTGCGCCATCTGGCACGGCCCATATTCGAGAACAATCCACTCATCCTCGTGCTGCCCGGCGAGACTCGCACCACCGAATATGTGTGGACACCCGACCGGGACATCCAACTCCTCTCCCTCACTTCCCACATGCACAAACGCGCGATCGATTTCACCGCCCGGCTGATTGAGGGCGGTCAGAAGGTCGATCCCCCTCTCATGTCCACCCAAACCTGGGACCATCCCGCCGTGAGATATTTCGATCCTCCCCTTCCCATCTCGGAAGGTCAGGGCGTCAATTTCTCCTGTACACACACCAACGACAAGAGTATCCCCCTCATCTTCGGCTTCACCTCGGATGACGAGATGTGCATCATGATCGGTTTCTATTACGCCGAATCCGACCGCCTCTCCCTCCACTAGGCCTGACACGCCCGCCCCGCCCCTGGACTCCCGGACTAAACGACAGTAGAACTCGCCTCAGGCAGGACGGAGATCGGTCCGAACCGATCCATGCCCACGAAACCGGATGGATCCAATCGAAACGACCATATCCCCCGCGAAGGAATCTCCCAACGACCGGGAGATCATCCGCGAGGTTTTGGGTGGCCACACGCAGAGCTACGAGGCGCTCATTCGCAGATATCAGGACCGGATTTTCGGATTTTGCATGACGACACTTTCAAACCGGGAGGAGGCCGAGGAGGCCGCCCAGGAGGTTTTCGTAAAAGCGTTTCGGTCGCTCGCCCGATTCAGGGGCGACGCAGCCTTTTCGACGTGGCTCATTCGGATTGCCGTGAACGAGTGTCGCGATGCGCTCCGACGGCGGTCCCGCCGCAGGGAGCTTTCCCTGGAGGAGCTGCAAGACAAATACGGAGAACAGGCCCGCACACTTTTTCTCGACCCGGCCGGGGAAGCCGACTCGGAGATGGCCGACCTCGTGGATCAACTCCTTTCATCTCTCCGGCCCGAGGAGCGAACCCTACTCGTCCTCCGCGAACGCGAAGGGCACAGCTACACCGAAATCGCGGCGATCCTCGGCTGCTCCGTCGATGCCGTGAAAGCCCGACTTCGCCGCGCCCGCCAGTCCCTGCGCGAGATGGCGCGACACTTTTCACCCTGACTCAACGTCTAATCCTTCAGGCTCTTTTTGAAAATGCGTTGGACCGGTAGGCGCAGGCTTCAGCCTGCGTCCGAAGACGCACCCTAAAGGCCATGTTACATGCCGTGCCATCCGTGGCACGGCGACATCTCATGGCCCCATACCGTCCTCGGCATGGGGGTGCGGCTACCCGGACATCCCCTCGGAAGCGATGGGGTTTTCAAACAGAGCCTGAAATGATCATGGACCACCGACAAGCTTGGGAGCTCCTCTCGCCCTATCGCGACGGCGAACTGAACAATGCCGACCAGAAGGCGGTCGCCGCCCACGTCGCCCATTGTGGAGAATGCCGATCCGAACTGGCCGCGTGGAACTCCATGGGCGCCGCCATCTTCCGTCGGCCCATGGCGGCCCCGTCCACCCATTTCTCCAGCCGTGTCATGGCGCGTTTGGCCGACCCTCCCATTCCGGTCTTCGATCCCGTTTGGCTCAGCCTGCGCCGCCCCGCTCCGCTCCGCTCCGGGGACGGCGAGCGGAATTGGGATGCGGTCCTGCGCCGCTGGCTGATCCCTGCATTCGGCGCTGCCCTGGCCGCCGCGGCGCTGGCCCTCCTGGTGCCGGAACAAGATTCCACGGGCGCCACCGAACTCCTCCTCTTGGCCGATGCTCAGGAGGACTCCGGAACATTGGGGCCTCTCCTCGCATCAGAGATTGAAACTGATTCCTATGATGAACAGCTCTTGGAGGAACCATGAGACCTTCCTGGAAAACGATCTCCGCCTCGTTGGCCGTTGGACTCCTGCTTGGCGCCGCTTTCGGATGGTGGGGGCACCGCATGCGCCTCGATTCCTGGCGGGGCGAGCACCCCTACCAGCGCCTGCTTGAAAGATTCACTTCGAGACTCGACCTCACCCCGGAACAACAACGCCAGGTAGGCGCGATTCTGGAGGGCAAGCGCCAGAGGGTCCACGCGCTTCGGGCCGAAGTCCGCCCCCGATTCGATGACATCCGCCACACCACCGACGACGAAATCGCCCGGCTGCTCACACCCGGACAGCGGGAACAGTTCGACACGATGAAGGCGCGGCGCGAGGAGCGTCGGCGGAAGCACCATCATCCCGACGAATAGTCGCCCCGCGTCCATGTCTGTTCTGCTTGCCGTCGTTCTCATGCTCTCCCTCTCCCGGGCGGCCTCGGCGGAGTCCCTCACTTGGGACGCATGCCTGCGGGAAGCGTCCGAACGCAACCCCGAGTTGGCCGCTGCACAGGAACGCCTCGCCGCCGCCCGCGAGCGCGCCACCGGTGCGTACAGCCCCTTCCTCCCGCAACTCTCGGCGGGCGCGGACTGGTCCCGTGCCCGGTCTTCCGCCTCCGGTGGATCATCGGCAGCACGAAACGACGTGAGTGCGGGCCTCTCGGCCCGGCAGAATCTTTTTGCGGGCTGGAAGGATACCGCATCCCTCGGGAAGGCCCGCGCCGAACGGATGGCCGCGGAAGCCGACCTTCAGGACACCAGTTCCAGGCTCAGGCTGGACTTGGCATCGGCCTTCGCTCAGTTGTCCTTCGGCCAGGACGCTCTCCGGCTGGCCGAAACAATCCTCTCACGGAGGCAGGAAAACGTCCGGCTCGTCGAACTCCGCTTTGAAGCCGGGCGCGAGAACAAGGGATCGTATCTCCGGAGCAAGGCCGCCGGGAGTCAAGCCCGGTTCGAAGTCGCTCAAGCCGACCGCGCGCTCGGGGTGAAGCGCAGACAGTTGGCACGGATTCTTGGGCGGAACGACGCGGCCGACCTGGTCGTCTCAGGAGATGTTCCCCCGCTTCCCTCCGACCCCAATCCGGATTTCCGCGGTATCGCTGAGGATGTCCCCTCGCTTCAGCGCGCTCGCGCAGCCGTCGATTCGGCTGGAGCCGGCGTGGAGTCGGCGCGGGGCCAGCTCTTCCCCGGAGTCGACGCCCTCACCAGCTTCGCCCGCGGCGGCGACGAGTGGCCGCCCGATTCCAATCGTTGGTCCGCCGGCCTGTCCATGACCTATCCCTTCTTCCCGGGTGGAAGAACCGCCTATGATATTCGAAGCGCACGGGCCGAGGAGCGTCGCGCCGAAGCCACGCTGCGAGATACGCGTGAGCGCGCCGTGGCGGACCTGGAAGCGGCGCTGAGCCGATATCGGGACGCCGTCGAGCGCTACGGGGTCCAAAATGAATTTCTTGAGGCGGCGCGCCTCCGGGCCGAAATCGGCCGCAGCCAATACACAAGCGGACTCTTGTCCTTCCAGGATTGGGACTTGATCGAGAATGATCTCATTTCGACGGAGAAATCATGGCTCGCCTCCAAGACGGACGTTTGGCTGGCACAGGCAGAATGGTTGAGGGCGCAAGGGAAAGGTCTGGATCGATGAGAGTCAAATGGTTCATGATCCTCGCCGCGCTCGCGCTCCTGGCCGCCGGAGGCTTTTGGGCGCTTCGAAAAAAGGAGCGCAAGGCGGAAACCATCACCTACCGAACCATCCGTGTTGAGCGGGGCGACCTCCAGGTTTCCATTCTAGCTACAGGCATCGTTCAGCCGCGCACCCGCGTCGAAATCAAACCGCCCCTCGGCGGCCGCGTGGAAGACATTCGCTTTGGAGAAGGGCAGAGCGTGCAGAAGGGGGAGGTGGTCGCGTGGATGAGTTCGGTCGAGCGCGCCGCCCTCTTGGACGCCGCCCGTGCCAAGGGACCGGAGGAATTGGCCCACTGGGAACAGCTCTACAAACCCATGCCTCTGGTCGCGCCACTCAACGGGGTCATCATCGCGCGCAATGTCGAACCCGGCCAGAGCGTTTCGGCCCAGGACGCCGTGCTCGTCATGTCCGACCGGCTCATCGTCCAGGCCCAGGTCGACGAAACGGACATCGGGCAGGTGCGGGTCGGCCAGAGCGCCGAGATCGTCCTCGATGCGTATCCCTCCGACCTCATTCCGGCGCAGGTCTCGCACATCGCCTACGAAGCAAGGACCGTGAACAACGTCACCATCTACGAAGTGGACATCACGCCGGGCCGCGTCCCACCCTTCATGCGGAGCGGCATGACGGCCAACGTCACCATGAAAGCCGAAGCCCGCAAGGGCGTGCTCGTGCTTCCGGCGGAGGCGATTCGGCAGGAGGATGGTCATGCCGTTGTCTCCGTGCCCGGCCCAACGCCGCGCCAACCCGGTTCGAGATCCGTCGAAACGGGCGTGACGGACGGCAAGCGCGTCGAGATCCGATCGGGGCTCGCGGAGGGCGACGTGGTTCTGATGAAAAGTTTCCGTATTCCCTCCACCGAAGGAACCAAGACCAGTCCCTTCATGCCGTGGGGCCAGCGCAAGGCCGGCGGCAAGGAGGGAAAATCGAGATGATCCGGTTGGCCAACGTTCGAAAGAGCTATCGCATGGGAGGAAGCGAGGTGCACGCCCTGGCGGGCGTCAGTCTGTCCATCACCGAAGGAGAGTTTATCGCCATCATGGGACCCTCGGGCTCCGGCAAGTCCACCCTGCTCCACATCCTTGGCCTCCTCGATGTTCCCGATTCCGGCGATTTCGAAATCATGGGGAGTCGCATTTCCTCACTGGACGAGGAAGAACGGGCCGACCTTCGCGGCCGGTCGATCGGTTTCGTTTTTCAACAGTTCAATCTGCTCCCCAGACTCACAGCCCTCGAGAACGTGTCCCTCCCGCTTGTGTACTCACGGAACGGACGCCGTCCGGATCTCGCGGTGCAGTTGCTCCAGACCGTGGGACTGAGCGACCGGAGTCGCCACCGACCGAATGAACTGTCGGGCGGTCAACAGCAGCGTGTCGCCATCGCCCGCGCTCTGGTCAATTCCCCGCCCATCATCCTCGCCGACGAACCGACGGGGAATCTGGATTCGCAGAGCGAGAAGGAGATTCTTGACGCCCTGCGCAAGCTGAATGCCGATGGAAAGACCATCATTCTTGTGACCCACGAAGCGGATATCGCGCGGAGCGCCGGGCGGACCATCCGGATGCGGGACGGGCTGGTCCAGTCGGATGAACGAGTGGGCGCGCATAAGAAGCCCACTGACCTCCCGGTGACCGCGGGCCATGTTACATGCCGCACCATCCGTGGTGCGGCGACATATCATGGTCCCATACCCTCCGTGGCATGGGGCTTCCAGCCCGCGTCCATGGACGCACCCTCAAAGGGTGCGCCTACCTCGAACATGGATGCCCGGATTCCAATGATGCAAGTCCCCCACCACGCCCTCAGCCTCCGCAAACTCTCCGATCACGCCCGTCAGGCGGGTCGCGCTCTTCGCGCCAACAAAGTGCGATCCGGCCTGTCCATGCTCGGAATTCTCATCGGCGTCGCGGCCGTCATCGCGACGCTTGCTCTCGGCGAGGGCGCCCGGCGTTCGATCGAGGAGCGTCTCGCCTCCATGGGATCCAACCTCCTCGTACTTCGCCCCGGCTCTGCGCGACTTCACGGGGTTTCCCGGGAGGGTCCCGGCGTGGTTCGCCTCACGATGGACGACGCCGAGGCCATCCGCAAATCCGTTCCCGGTGTGGCCAAGGTGGCCCCCACCGTCAGCGGCCGCGGCCAGGTGGTGGTGGGCAACAAGAATTGGAACACCCAGATCCTCGGCGCCGTTCCCGAATATGCCGGGATGCGCGCGGCCTCACCGGGCTCCGGCCGCTTCCCCACCGAGGAGGAGATGCAGCGGCGGGCGCGGGTGGCCGTACTCGGCATGACGCCCCTGCGCGAGCTCTTTGGCGATCGCAACCCCTTGGGCGAATTCATCAAGATCAACAGGGTCAATTTCCAGGTCATCGGGGTCTTGCGGGAGAAAGGGGCCTCCACGTGGAGGGACGAGGACGACATCGTCGTGATCCCCTTGTCGACCGCGATGCGAAGGCTGCTTGGAAAGGAATACGTCGATTCCATCGACATCGAAATCGCTTCACCGGATCAGATGGAAGATGCGAGGACCGAGATCGAGAATCTCATCATGCGCACCCACCGAATTCCACCTTCGCAGCCCGATACGTTCCAGATCCGCAACATGGCCGAGATCCAGGAAGCCCTCTCCGAAACCAGCCGAACCCTCTCATGGCTTCTCGCCTGTATCGCCGCGATTTCACTCCTAGTCGGCGGAATCGGAATCATGAACATCCTTCTCGTTTCGGTCACGGAGCGCACCCGGGAGATCGGGCTGAGGAAAGCCGTGGGCGCCACCCGGTCGGACATCCTGGGCCAATTCCTTGTGGAGGCGATCGTCGTCAGTACGCTGGGAGGGATCCTGGGCATCACGCTGGGTTGGTCACTTACGCAAGGGATGTCCCGCATGGCCGGATGGGCCACCGCCGTGTCCCCCGGTGCGGTCGCGCTCGCCTTCTTTTTCTCCGCCGCCGTGGGCGTGGTCTTCGGTCTCTGGCCCGCCCGCCGCGCTGCCGCGCTCAAC contains:
- a CDS encoding ABC transporter permease produces the protein MIRLANVRKSYRMGGSEVHALAGVSLSITEGEFIAIMGPSGSGKSTLLHILGLLDVPDSGDFEIMGSRISSLDEEERADLRGRSIGFVFQQFNLLPRLTALENVSLPLVYSRNGRRPDLAVQLLQTVGLSDRSRHRPNELSGGQQQRVAIARALVNSPPIILADEPTGNLDSQSEKEILDALRKLNADGKTIILVTHEADIARSAGRTIRMRDGLVQSDERVGAHKKPTDLPVTAGHVTCRTIRGAATYHGPIPSVAWGFQPASMDAPSKGAPTSNMDARIPMMQVPHHALSLRKLSDHARQAGRALRANKVRSGLSMLGILIGVAAVIATLALGEGARRSIEERLASMGSNLLVLRPGSARLHGVSREGPGVVRLTMDDAEAIRKSVPGVAKVAPTVSGRGQVVVGNKNWNTQILGAVPEYAGMRAASPGSGRFPTEEEMQRRARVAVLGMTPLRELFGDRNPLGEFIKINRVNFQVIGVLREKGASTWRDEDDIVVIPLSTAMRRLLGKEYVDSIDIEIASPDQMEDARTEIENLIMRTHRIPPSQPDTFQIRNMAEIQEALSETSRTLSWLLACIAAISLLVGGIGIMNILLVSVTERTREIGLRKAVGATRSDILGQFLVEAIVVSTLGGILGITLGWSLTQGMSRMAGWATAVSPGAVALAFFFSAAVGVVFGLWPARRAAALNPIDALRYE